DNA sequence from the Pedobacter sp. W3I1 genome:
ATATTGAAAGGGAATGTTATTGAGTGCTAAATCATTAAACCGCAAAATCTATCATAATTTTACACAGCTATTTACGTTTTAGTGCTACAGATTTCTATATTTGGAGAGAATTAAATTAACCTCATGAAACCATCATGATTTTCAAAATCACAAAGTAAAATTAACAAATCATGATCGCTTCATCACCTATGAAAATAATTTTATACAGATGAAAAAAATATTATTAGCAGCAATGGCGTTATTGCCACTTGCAGCATTGGCGCAGAAGCCATTTACAGTTAATGGCGACATAAAAGGATTAAAAACCGGAGATAAGGTTTATTTGATCTATCAGGGAGATGGTAAAAACATTACCGATTCGGTAACCGTAACAAATGGCACTTTTGCATTTAAAGGAACATTAGCTAGCCCCGCACAAGGAAGTCTTTTTTTAAACAAAAATCCTTACGTTAACCGCCCGGCCCAGGGTGAGAAATTAGATGCTTTATCGCTATATTTGGAGCCTGGAAATATTAAACTGGCCGCAGCAGATTCTTTAAAGAAAGCAACAATTACTGGGTCTCCAGTTAATGATGATGCAGCAAAATTAAAAGCATTAACTAAACCAGTAACAGATAAACTTGCGGCAATTAATGCAGAATATGCTGCTTACACACCTGAACAAAAACAAGATAAAGCTGTTATGGCTGCTTTAGGTGCCCGTTATGAAAAAGAGGCGGCGGGAATGACCCCATTGTTATTACAGTTTGTAAACGGCAATCCAAAATCTTTTATTAGCTTAACCTCAGTTAGCCAATTGGCCTCTGATCCTGATCAGGCTGTGGCTGCAGAAAAGGCTTTTAATGGGTTGTCATCGGAATTGAAGGCAAGTTCGAATGGTAAAAAAATTGCCCAGATATTCGAAGCTGGAAGAAAAACAGCCGTAGGTGTAATGGCAATGGATTTTACACAACTAGATACTGCTGGAAAACCTGTAAAGTTATCTGATTTTAAGGGCAAATACGTATTGGTAGATTTCTGGGCTTCATGGTGTGGACCATGCCGTCAGGAAAACCCAAATGTAGTAGCAGCTTACAACAAATTTAAAGATAAAGGCTTTACTGTTTTAGGTGTCTCTTTAGACCGTCCGGGTAAAAAAGATGCCTGGTTAAAAGCAATTGCTGATGATAAATTAA
Encoded proteins:
- a CDS encoding TlpA disulfide reductase family protein is translated as MKKILLAAMALLPLAALAQKPFTVNGDIKGLKTGDKVYLIYQGDGKNITDSVTVTNGTFAFKGTLASPAQGSLFLNKNPYVNRPAQGEKLDALSLYLEPGNIKLAAADSLKKATITGSPVNDDAAKLKALTKPVTDKLAAINAEYAAYTPEQKQDKAVMAALGARYEKEAAGMTPLLLQFVNGNPKSFISLTSVSQLASDPDQAVAAEKAFNGLSSELKASSNGKKIAQIFEAGRKTAVGVMAMDFTQLDTAGKPVKLSDFKGKYVLVDFWASWCGPCRQENPNVVAAYNKFKDKGFTVLGVSLDRPGKKDAWLKAIADDKLTWTHVSDLKFWDNEVAQMYGIRSIPANFLIDPTGKIIAKGLREQALQDKLQELLGSKSK